In a single window of the Bacteroidota bacterium genome:
- a CDS encoding Cof-type HAD-IIB family hydrolase: protein MEYKVVVCDLDGTLLDSNHALTERTKNEIKRVSGLGLKVILATGRHYIDVKGVAGELDLDTCVIGSNGTRVYSGDGEKLIMHNLDEKVVESVLGYDLPKDVHLNIYQGKEWLVFEDNEELLRFHTHSGFSYRKLVNREGVNSKGVNKFYFYSHNKEALNEVERDLKAVLDGIADVFFSLHTVVEVMPKGISKGLALQEMMKDNGIKPDEVIAFGDGLNDYEMLSWVGKGLLMKNADQKLIELLPDLDIINSNSEDGVAEFLEQYIS, encoded by the coding sequence ATGGAATATAAAGTAGTAGTTTGTGATTTGGACGGAACATTGTTGGATTCGAATCACGCTTTGACTGAAAGAACTAAAAATGAAATAAAAAGAGTTTCAGGTTTAGGGCTAAAGGTGATTCTTGCTACCGGTCGTCATTATATTGATGTAAAAGGAGTAGCCGGGGAGTTGGATCTGGATACCTGTGTTATTGGATCTAATGGAACCAGAGTTTATTCGGGGGATGGTGAAAAACTGATCATGCATAATCTTGATGAAAAAGTAGTAGAATCGGTATTGGGCTATGATCTGCCTAAGGATGTTCACCTTAATATTTATCAGGGGAAAGAATGGTTGGTATTTGAAGATAATGAAGAGTTGTTGCGTTTCCATACACATTCCGGTTTTTCTTACCGGAAGCTGGTAAATAGAGAAGGTGTAAATAGCAAGGGGGTAAATAAATTTTATTTCTATTCTCACAATAAAGAAGCACTTAATGAGGTGGAAAGAGATCTTAAAGCTGTTTTAGACGGAATAGCAGATGTGTTTTTTTCACTGCATACAGTTGTAGAAGTAATGCCTAAAGGAATTTCTAAAGGTTTAGCTCTGCAAGAAATGATGAAGGATAATGGTATAAAACCGGATGAAGTAATTGCCTTTGGCGATGGTCTAAATGATTATGAAATGCTTTCATGGGTAGGGAAAGGGCTGCTTATGAAGAATGCAGATCAGAAGTTGAT